A stretch of DNA from Staphylococcus equorum:
ATTGAGTCTATTTGCTTCATTAGAAAGTAGTTCTAATCATCCACTTGCTACTGGAATCGTTGATTTTACTAAAGGTAAAAATATCTCGTATGCTAATCCTAAAGAAGTTAATAATTTACCAGGCGTAGGATTAGAAGGCACAGTTGATAATAAAATACTCAAAATAACGAATGCTTCTTATCTCGATAATAACAATCTTAAGTATAATAAAGAACAATTCACTCATCTTGCTCAACAAGGTAATTCTATTAGTTATTTAATTCATAACCAACAAGTTATTGGCATGATTGCACAAGGCGATAAAATCAAAGAAAGCTCACAACAAATGATTTCAGACTTATTATCAAGAAACATTACACCAGTGATGCTTACTGGTGATAATAAAGAAGTTGCAGAAACAGTTGCTAAACAATTAGGAATTAACGATGTCCATGCACAATTAATGCCCGAAGATAAAGAAAGTATTATTAAAGCATATCAAAGCAGAGGTAGTAAAATTATGATGGTTGGCGATGGAATCAATGATGCTCCCAGTCTTATAAGAGCAGATATTGGAATGGCGATAGGCGCTGGAACAGATGTAGCAGTCGAATCAGGCGATGTCATACTTGTTAAAAGCAATCCCTCCGATATTATCAATTTCTTTACACTTTCTAAAAACACTATGAGAAAAACAATTCAAAATTTATGGTGGGGTGCTGGATATAACGTTGTAGCCGTTCCTCTTGCAGCCGGTATATTAGCTTTTATAGGTTTAATATTATCTCCTGCTGTAGGTGCAATACTCATGTCCTTAAGTACAGTTATCGTAGCAATTAACGCTTTTACTTTAAAATTAAAATAAATGATAGGGGTTAAAATTATGATTAAAAAATTAAGCTTTATTATATTAGCATCAGGCCTCGTATTATCAGCTTGCTCAAATGGCAGTGGAGAGGAAAAAGATTCTAAAGATCAAAAACACGAGGAACATATGGAACATAAAAGTGAAAATAAAGTTCCAGAGGATATGGAGAGCACAGAAGAAAGTAAATTTAAAAAAGATGATGAAGTTACTATTACAGCAGGACACATGCCAGGTATGAAAAATGCGGAAGCTACTGTAAAAGGTGCTTATGAGACTTATGCTTATGTCGTAAGCTATACACCCACAAATGGGGATGAAAAGGTAAGTAATCATAAATGGGTTGTTAATGAAGAAGTTGCCGATGCCCCTGAAAATGGCTTTAAGAAAGGTGATACAGTTAAATTAGAAGCTGACCATATGCCAGGTATGAAGGGGGCAGAAGCAAAAATAGATGATGTAAATAAGACAATTGTTTATGTAGTTGATTATAGATCAACTGAAAATGACAAAATGGTTAAAAATCATAAATGGATGACAAGTAACGAACTAAAATCGAGATAAATTAAATTATCCTTTTAGACTTTTTAAAATCTAACCGCATTTAGCATTCCCATTACTTTCGATATTATAATACAGATGATATGACGTAATAAAAAGAGCAAACACTTTTCAATAAAAAAATAAACCTGGCACTATCATTAAAATTACTCAATGATATTGCCAGGTTTTTGTGTACTAAGCATTTTTAAGTTTAATCAATTACGATTGTTTCTTTTTCTCAGCGTCTCTTAATTCGATACGTCTAATTTTACCTGAGTTGGTCTTAGGTAAGTCTTCGACAAACTCGATGGCTCTTGGATATTTATATGGCGCAACGTCATGTTTGACGTAGTTTTGTAATTCTTTGATTGTGTCTTCATTACCAGTTACATCATCTTGTAAAATAATAAATGCTTTAACGATGTTCCCTCTAATTTCATGTGGGCTTGCAACAACAGCACATTCTTTTACGTAAGGATGTTTCGTAAGTGAATCTTCAACCTCGAATGGTCCTATTGTATAGCCAGAACTAATAATGATGTCATCTTTACGACCTTCAAACCAGAAATAACCATCTTCGTCTATTTTAGCTAAATCACCCGTCATAAAATAGTCACCATTTTGTGGTTCTGCTGTGCGTTCTGGGTCTTTATAATAACCTTTGAATAATGCAGGTAAGTCTAACGGCACTGCGATATTACCTACTTCGCCTACTTTAGAAAGTTCACCATCATCATTAATAACTGTTACATGACTACCAGGGATTGCTTTACCCATTGAACCGGGACGGCTCTCTGTATCTTTTAAAAATCCAATCAACAGTGTACTTTCTGTTTGGCCGTATCCATCTCTTACCGTAAGATCAAAGTTTTCTTGGAATTTTTCAACGACTTCTCTATTTAATGGTTCGCCTGCAGACACTGCACTATGCAAATGTTCTAAATTATAATCTGTTAAATTAGACAGTTTTGCCATCAAGCGATACTCAGTCGGTGTACAACAAAGCGCATTAATTTTATTATCTTGTAATAACTGTAAATATTTTTCAGCATCAAATCTTCCATTATATACAAAGGCAGTTGCACCTGATCCCATAATTGATAACAATGGGCTCCATACCCATTTTTGCCACCCTGGTGCAGCAGTTGCCCAAACAATATCGTCTTCTTTAATACTCAACCAATGTTTTGGCGCCATCTGCATATGTGCATAGCCCCAACCGTGTGAATGGACAACAGCTTTAGGATTACCAGTTGTACCAGACGTATAAGATAATAAAGCAATATCTTCACGAGAAGTTTCAACAATCTCTAATTGATCCGTTGAATTTGCTTTTTCATCTTCAACTGACATCCATCCATCTTCTTGACCGCCAACAATAAATTTAGTTAAAGTGTCGTATTCTTTGACTGCTTTAAACTCATCAAGCGCATCTGAAATAACTACAATTCCTTTTACTTCACCATGTGTAATTCTGTATTGTAAATCTTTCGTACGTAACATTTCAGAACTAGGGATAATAATGATACCTAATTTTAAGGCAGCAAGATAAACCTCATATGTCTCAATACAACGTGGCATCATGACGAGCACTTTGTCACCTTTTTTAAAACCATATTTTAAAAACATATTACCAACTTTATTCGCATTTTTGATAAGGTTGGTATATGTAATTTCTCTATTTTCTCCTGTTTCATTTTCAAATATTACAGCTTTTTTAGATTGATCTACTGTAAATTTTTCGATTTCGCTCACTATGTTATAAGTTTCTGGAGCGATTAAATCTTGTTTATTCATTATTTACTCTCCTTTTATTTGAATATCTATAATCTGTACAATTGTACTTTAAATGTATAGATTACTGATTACTTATCCAAATACTTTCCAATAATTTAATGATAATTTTAAACTTATTACATGTAAATAGATACGATTATGACTTAAATGATTTATTTACTTATTTATTATAGCAAAAGTGACCCATAGATAGATATATTTTAAATTCAGAATAATTAAAATATTTTTGCAAAATCATTTTTTTATACACTTATTAATTCCACAAAAAGCTCTAGCAATCACTTTATAGAGTTCTGAAATTAATCTAAATAATTTATGTTAACTCCTGATTTTTCAACTTCATTTATATTTCCCTTCATATAAATAGAGTTTATTTTGACATTAGCTATAATAAAAGTGTAGTATTTCATACGTAGCATTATAAATGTGTAAATCACTACGAAAATTATACGCACCATTTCAAAATTATTAAAATAGATTGAGAAATGGTCCCTGTTCATCAATTATCGGATGTATTATTTATTTTTAAGCTCAATCACTAGATTGAAAATGAGCTTAGTGTTAATCTGTTTAAATGTGCAATTTTTATGAAAGAAGTGAGTCTATTGACTGAAACAGGAGCATTCCATGTAGAAAAAAGAATCCCCTTATTTATCGTATTATTATCAGGGGCCTTTATTACAATTTTAAACCAAACATTACTTGGTACAGCTTTACCCCCTATTATGAAAGACCTACAAGTATCTGAAAGTACGGTACAGTGGTTACAATCTATATTTATGTTAGTAAACGGTATAATGATACCTGTTACTGCATTTTTAATTCAACGTTATACATCGAGGCA
This window harbors:
- a CDS encoding DUF1541 domain-containing protein, whose protein sequence is MIKKLSFIILASGLVLSACSNGSGEEKDSKDQKHEEHMEHKSENKVPEDMESTEESKFKKDDEVTITAGHMPGMKNAEATVKGAYETYAYVVSYTPTNGDEKVSNHKWVVNEEVADAPENGFKKGDTVKLEADHMPGMKGAEAKIDDVNKTIVYVVDYRSTENDKMVKNHKWMTSNELKSR
- the mbcS gene encoding acyl-CoA synthetase MbcS, whose product is MNKQDLIAPETYNIVSEIEKFTVDQSKKAVIFENETGENREITYTNLIKNANKVGNMFLKYGFKKGDKVLVMMPRCIETYEVYLAALKLGIIIIPSSEMLRTKDLQYRITHGEVKGIVVISDALDEFKAVKEYDTLTKFIVGGQEDGWMSVEDEKANSTDQLEIVETSREDIALLSYTSGTTGNPKAVVHSHGWGYAHMQMAPKHWLSIKEDDIVWATAAPGWQKWVWSPLLSIMGSGATAFVYNGRFDAEKYLQLLQDNKINALCCTPTEYRLMAKLSNLTDYNLEHLHSAVSAGEPLNREVVEKFQENFDLTVRDGYGQTESTLLIGFLKDTESRPGSMGKAIPGSHVTVINDDGELSKVGEVGNIAVPLDLPALFKGYYKDPERTAEPQNGDYFMTGDLAKIDEDGYFWFEGRKDDIIISSGYTIGPFEVEDSLTKHPYVKECAVVASPHEIRGNIVKAFIILQDDVTGNEDTIKELQNYVKHDVAPYKYPRAIEFVEDLPKTNSGKIRRIELRDAEKKKQS